A section of the Kluyveromyces lactis strain NRRL Y-1140 chromosome F complete sequence genome encodes:
- a CDS encoding uncharacterized protein (similar to uniprot|Q12691 Saccharomyces cerevisiae YDR038C ENA5 Protein with similarity to P-type ATPase sodium pumps): MGTKIKEIPADSPYARNDFHVLTAPQVEKLLSTHINQGLNNTQIAERLSLVGENTLGDDTKINIKGILISQICNAMIMVLIISMVITLAIKDWISGGVLAFVVGINVVIGAYQEYNASKTMNSLKSLSTPSAHVIRDGNDITIQSKELVPGDICIIKVGDTVPADLRLLESINLETDEALLTGESLPVAKSHSEVYEKDTPVGDRLNLAFAASTVTKGRATGIVIKTALNTEIGKIAKSLKSETSFISKDENKSFGQNLWITLKETIGSFLGTNVGTPLHRKLSQLAILLFVVAVIFAIVVMGTQKYRVNKQVAIYAICVAISMIPSSLVVVLTITMSAGAKVMATRNVIVRKLDSLEALGAVNDICSDKTGTLTQGKMIAKQVWIPQFGTITVQESNEPFNPTIGEIHLIPKFSPYQYKHDDEEDVGIIPDFKSKYLAGELGPLNVSLFDQWLYTATLANIATVFQDSETQDWKAHGDPTEIAIQVFATRMDLPRHVLTGEDKDDEKDARANSSFEHVAEFPFDSSVKRMSAIYKNTEDPATPIYEVFTKGAFERVLQCCDSWYTTPDGKPSPLSKEDLETIQKNVDTLSSEGLRVLAFAKKSFNESEFNANKDKLLKERDFVECKLTFLGLIGIYDPPRQESLAAVKKCHQAGINVHMLTGDFPGTAKSIAQEVGILPHNLYHYPKEVVNFMVMAATDFDALSDQEIDDLRVLPLVIARCAPQTKVRMIEALHRRSKFCAMTGDGVNDSPSLKIANVGIAMGINGSDVAKDASDIVLSDDNFASILNAVEEGRRMSDNIQKFVLQLLAENVAQALYLMVGLCFVDKEGFSVFPLSPVEVLWIIVVTSCFPAMGLGLEKASVDVMEKPPKDAKAVVFTWEVIIDMLVYGVIMAACCMACFVTVLYGTGDGNLGSDCNDALGETCHLVFRGRAAAFATMTWCALILAWEVVDMRRSFFMMNPESETPYTQVFKDIWSNQFLFWSIVGGFCSVFPVVYIPVINDKVFLHYNISYEWGFAIGFSFAFWAGVELYKYGKRHYFGIKDRVDNPENDLEKRAVHDPFEQYTTSFSRMNTFHNDEKTI; the protein is encoded by the coding sequence ATGGGAACAAAGATTAAGGAGATTCCAGCTGACTCTCCATACGCTAGAAATGATTTCCACGTTTTAACCGCTCCTCAAGTGGAAAAACTATTATCCACACACATCAACCAGGGTTTAAACAACACGCAAATAGCTGAAAGACTGAGCCTTGTTGGTGAAAATACCCTTGGTGATGATACAAAAATCAATATTAAGGGTATTCTAATCAGTCAAATCTGTAATGCCATGATCATGGTGTTGATCATATCGATGGTTATCACTCTCGCCATTAAAGACTGGATCTCTGGTGGTGTTCTTGCCTTTGTCGTTGGGATCAACGTCGTCATCGGTGCATATCAAGAATATAATGCTTCTAAGACAATGAACTCGTTGAAATCGCTATCCACTCCATCTGCTCACGTTATCAGAGATGGTAATGACATCACCATTCAATCAAAGGAATTAGTGCCGGGTGATATTTGTATCATTAAGGTCGGTGACACCGTGCCGGCAGATTTGAGACTCTTGGAATCAATTAATTTGGAAACAGATGAAGCCTTATTAACTGGTGAATCGCTTCCAGTCGCCAAGTCTCATTCTGAAGTTTACGAGAAAGATACCCCTGTTGGTGATCGTTTAAACCTTGCCTTTGCAGCATCTACTGTTACCAAGGGTAGAGCTACTGGTATTGTTATAAAGACCGCTTTGAACACTGAAATTGGTAAGATTGCAAAGTCATTGAAATCAGAAACTTCATTCATCTCAAAGGatgaaaacaaatcatTTGGACAAAATTTGTGGATCACATTGAAAGAGACTATCGGTTCTTTCCTTGGTACTAATGTCGGAACTCCATTACACCGTAAATTGTCTCAATTGGCTATTTTATTGTTCGTCGTTGCCGTTATCTTCGCCATTGTCGTTATGGGTACTCAAAAATATAGGGTCAACAAGCAAGTTGCGATCTATGCCATTTGTGTTGCTATTTCTATGATTCCATCTTCGTTGGTTGTCGTCTTGACGATCACCATGTCAGCAGGTGCTAAAGTTATGGCTACGAGAAATGTTATTGTTCGTAAATTGGATTCTTTGGAAGCTTTAGGCGCTGTCAACGATATCTGTTCCGATAAGACAGGTACTTTGACACAAGGTAAAATGATCGCTAAACAAGTTTGGATTCCACAATTTGGTACTATTACTGTCCAAGAATCCAATGAGCCTTTCAATCCAACCATCGGCGAAATTCATTTAATTCCTAAATTCTCACCATACCAATATAAacatgatgatgaagaagatgttggCATTATCCCAGACTTCAAATCCAAGTATTTGGCTGGTGAATTGGGTCCACTTAATGTTTCTCTATTTGACCAATGGCTCTACACTGCTACTTTAGCTAACATCGCCACAGTGTTCCAAGACTCTGAAACTCAAGATTGGAAGGCACACGGTGACCCTACTGAAATCGCTATCCAAGTCTTTGCAACTAGAATGGACTTACCTAGACATGTTTTAACCGGTGAGGacaaagatgatgaaaaggatgCCCGTGCTAACAGCTCCTTTGAACATGTGGCTGAATTCCCATTCGATTCCAGTGTGAAGAGAATGTCTGCCATCTATAAGAATACCGAGGATCCAGCAACCCCAATTTATGAAGTGTTCACCAAAGGTGCATTTGAAAGAGTGTTGCAATGTTGTGACTCCTGGTATACCACACCTGATGGCAAACCATCGCCTTTGAGTAAGGAAGATTTGGAAACCATTCAAAAGAACGTTGACACCCTGTCTAGTGAAGGGTTAAGAGTGTTAGCCTTTGCTAAGAAAAGTTTTAACGAATCGGAATTCAACGCCAACAAGGATAAACTATTGAAGGAACGTGACTTTGTCGAATGTAAATTAACATTTTTAGGGTTGATCGGTATTTATGATCCACCAAGACAAGAATCACTTGCCGCTGTTaaaaaatgtcatcaaGCTGGAATCAATGTGCATATGTTAACAGGTGACTTCCCTGGTACTGCCAAGTCCATTGCTCAAGAAGTTGGTATCTTACCTCATAACTTATACCATTATCCAAAGGAAGTGGTAAATTTCATGGTTATGGCCGCAACTGATTTCGATGCTTTAAGtgatcaagaaattgatgatttacGTGTTTTGCCTTTAGTCATTGCTCGTTGTGCCCCACAGACCAAGGTCCGTATGATTGAGGCATTACATCGTAGAAGCAAGTTCTGTGCCATGACAGGTGATGGTGTTAACGATTCAccatcattgaaaattgCTAACGTTGGTATTGCTATGGGTATTAATGGTTCTGATGTTGCCAAGGATGCATCTGACATCGTTTTGAGTGACGATAACTTTGCATCTATTTTGAACgctgttgaagaaggtaGAAGAATGAGTGATaatatccaaaaattcGTCTTACAACTTTTGGCAGAGAATGTGGCACAAGCTTTATACTTGATGGTTGGTTTATGTTTCGTTGATAAAGAAGGTTTCTCTGTGTTCCCATTGTCACCTGTCGAAGTGTTGTGGATTATTGTCGTTACCTCATGTTTCCCAGCTATGGGTCTTGGTTTAGAGAAGGCCAGTGTTGACGTTATGGAAAAGCCACCAAAGGATGCCAAGGCTGTTGTTTTCACCTGGGAAGTCATTATTGATATGCTTGTATACGGTGTCATCATGGCAGCATGTTGTATGGCATGTTTCGTTACCGTGCTCTATGGTACCGGTGATGGTAACTTGGGTTCTGACTGTAACGATGCACTTGGTGAAACGTGTCACTTGGTTTTCAGAGGCCGTGCTGCAGCATTTGCAACAATGACTTGGTGTGCATTGATTTTAGCCTGGGAAGTTGTCGACATGAGAAGATCATTCTTCATGATGAACCCTGAAAGTGAAACACCATACACTCAAGTGTTCAAGGACATCTGGAGCAAtcaattcttgttttgGTCCATTGTTGGTGGGTTCTGTTCCGTGTTCCCAGTGGTTTATATCCCAGTAATCAACGACAAAGTGTTCTTACATTACAATATCAGTTACGAATGGGGATTCGCAATCGGATTTAGTTTCGCATTCTGGGCAGGCGTTGAATTATACAAATATGGTAAGAGACATTACTTCGGCATCAAGGACAGAGTCGACAATCCAGAAAATGATTTAGAAAAGAGAGCAGTGCACGATCCGTTCGAACAATACACTACTTCCTTCTCCAGAATGAATACTTTTCACAACGACGAGAAGACTATCtga
- a CDS encoding uncharacterized protein (no similarity), with translation MGFRFNPNKLLLVYKSIFLQPHVQAAYTHITVSFLIRSSECYALDYQFFRLSFASLYLASWLSINPFYVQQFKVESISALFTGCSCDGEVSVALSPCENTSKSSKAYTCIVDRSHSVVSSLSRFWYRLFAN, from the coding sequence ATGGGCTTTCGCTTCAACCCTAATAAACTTTTGCTAGTTTACAAGTCTATTTTCCTTCAACCTCACGTACAAGCAGCGTACACACATATTactgtttcttttctaatCCGCTCTAGCGAGTGTTATGCACTGgattatcaatttttccGTCTATCATTTGCCAGTCTTTATCTAGCCAGTTGGCTATCCATTAATCCCTTCTACGTGCAACAGTTTAAAGTGGAGAGCATTTCCGCACTTTTTACCGGTTGTTCGTGTGATGGTGAAGTTTCTGTTGCCCTCTCTCCTTGCGAGAACACCTCAAAAAGCTCGAAGGCATATACATGTATCGTAGATCGTTCTCattctgttgtttcttctctttccaGGTTTTGGTACAGACTATTTGCAAACTAA
- the UGA1 gene encoding 4-aminobutyrate transaminase (highly similar to uniprot|P17649 Saccharomyces cerevisiae YGR019W UGA1 Gamma-aminobutyrate (GABA) transaminase (4-aminobutyrate aminotransferase) involved in the 4-aminobutyrate and glutamate degradation pathways required for normal oxidative stress tolerance and nitrogen utilization) — protein sequence MSVAAKYYPNEPTEPKVVTSEIPGPESKAKVASLGEVFDSRPAYFVADYAKSSGNYIVDVDGNKFLDVYAQISSIALGYNNPALIEAAKSDKMIRALVDRPALGNFPGADLEDILKQLLKFAPKGQNKIWSGLSGADANELAFKAAFMYYRQLQRGGHGIDFSEEENSSVMENTSPGSPQLAVLSFKKAFHGRLFASGSSTCSKPIHKLDFPAFNWPHGEYPVYKYPLSENEEENKKEDDRCLAIVEDLIKSWPTPVAALIIEPIQSEGGDNHASKYFLQSLRDLTSKYNVVYIIDEVQTGVGATGKFWCHEWADIQPPVDLVTFSKKFQSAGYWFHDDRFIPNKAYRQFNTWCGDPARMIIAGAIGQEIVDNNLVDQCARVGDYLFEKLEKLQAKYPTRLINLRGKNRGTFIAFDLETSAERDQLLKLLKSNGCNVGGCAEKSVRLRPSLTFEEKHADIFVDALEKSIGQL from the coding sequence ATGTCCGTTGCTGCTAAGTACTACCCAAACGAACCAACTGAACCAAAGGTCGTTACCTCAGAGATTCCAGGTCCTGAGTCCAAGGCTAAGGTCGCTTCTCTAGGAGAAGTTTTCGATTCTAGACCAGCTTATTTCGTTGCTGATTATGCCAAGTCTTCTGGTAACTACATCGTTGACGTTGACGGTAATAAATTCTTGGATGTTTACGCccaaatttcttccattgcTCTAGGTTACAACAACCCAGCTTTGATTGAAGCTGCCAAGTCCGACAAAATGATTAGAGCTTTGGTTGACAGACCAGCTTTGGGTAACTTTCCAGGTGCtgatttggaagatatcttgaagcaattattgaaatttgCTCCAAAGGGTCAAAATAAAATTTGGTCCGGTCTTTCTGGTGCCGATGCCAATGAATTGGCATTCAAGGCCGCTTTCATGTACTACCGTCAACTACAAAGAGGTGGTCACGGTATTGACTtctctgaagaagaaaacagcTCCGTTATGGAAAACACTTCTCCAGGTTCACCGCAATTGGCTGtcctttctttcaagaaagcTTTCCATGGTAGATTGTTTGCTTCTGGTTCATCTACTTGTTCCAAGCCAATCCACAAGTTGGATTTCCCAGCTTTCAACTGGCCTCATGGTGAATACCCAGTTTACAAATACCCATTGTCCGAAAatgaggaagaaaataaGAAGGAAGATGACCGTTGTTTGGCCATcgttgaagatttgatcaaGAGTTGGCCAACTCCAGTCGCTGCTTTGATCATCGAACCTATTCAATCCGAAGGTGGTGACAACCACGCCTCCAAATACTTCTTGCAAAGCTTGAGAGATTTGACCTCCAAATACAACGTCGTTTACATCATTGATGAAGTTCAAACTGGTGTCGGTGCTACTGGTAAGTTCTGGTGCCACGAATGGGCTGACATTCAACCACCAGTTGATTTGGTCACTTTCTCCAAGAAGTTCCAATCCGCTGGTTACTGGTTCCACGATGACAGATTCATTCCTAATAAGGCTTACAGACAATTCAACACCTGGTGTGGTGATCCAGCTAGAATGATTATTGCTGGTGCCATTGGTCAAGAAATCGTAGACAACAACTTGGTAGATCAATGTGCTCGTGTCGGTGATTACTTGTTcgaaaagttggaaaaattGCAAGCAAAATACCCAACCAGATTGATCAACTTGAGAGGTAAGAACCGTGGTACATTTATCGCTTTTGATTTGGAAACTTCGGCTGAAAGAGACCAGCTATTGAAGCTCTTGAAGAGCAATGGCTGCAACGTCGGTGGTTGTGCTGAAAAGTCTGTTAGACTAAGACCATCCTTAACTTTCGAAGAAAAGCATGCTGACATCTTTGTCGATGCTTTGGAAAAGTCTATTGGCCAACTATAA
- the PTI1 gene encoding cleavage polyadenylation factor subunit PTI1 (weakly similar to uniprot|P39927 Saccharomyces cerevisiae YGR156W PTI1 Pta1p Interacting protein), with amino-acid sequence MHDPQKDPRTRKSRHELTPHNLSSTIRFTDIPAQWNKDNFTSVITGSGYIVDVREKYVDEVEEAGEREGGKGTGAGAGAGSERGCLEWVDVDFRDSSSANRAQNSINKINHFPCRMSMVIPKDWKEKLEKIDQLKPLEFTRDNFPWDYKLELPFEMVSEVPLPRKPLPVVQPITSDAGSTLSSENNTASTNAASDNLASKANEAPAQQIEIPEILARASKHLPAYQPGSMTAPDVVSQNLSKIPTLQMIEILSNLKILANQHNKKPQLEQFLKTNIDLTVAVTQAMLEMGLINYHVISNVLGQMQGQHSVGPTPAAAAPTVPTLPPVQLPEPSVPQTAQGINSGGNGTGGDITTTATTNAANTPQQFNEAKLSLLPQDQQNMIRTALSMPITNIMALPPGQQQLIQQLKNDYLL; translated from the coding sequence ATGCATGACCCACAGAAGGATCCTCGTACTAGGAAAAGCAGGCATGAACTGACCCCGCACAATCTTTCATCTACCATACGTTTTACTGACATACCTGCTCAGTGGAACAAGGATAACTTCACATCTGTGATAACTGGTTCTGGATATATAGTTGACGTTAGAGAGAAATACGTGGATGAGGTCGAAGAAGCAGGAGAACGAGAAGGGGGAAAAGGAACTGGAGCTGGAGCTGGAGCTGGAAGTGAAAGAGGATGTCTTGAATGGGTAGATGTAGATTTCAGGGACTCTTCCTCCGCCAATAGGGCccaaaattcaataaataaGATAAACCATTTCCCATGTAGGATGTCCATGGTGATTCCCAAAgattggaaagaaaagttagAGAAAATAGACCAACTGAAACCGTTAGAGTTCACAAGAGACAATTTTCCCTGGGATTACAAATTAGAACTACCGTTTGAAATGGTAAGTGAGGTACCTTTACCAAGAAAGCCGTTGCCGGTGGTGCAACCAATAACAAGTGACGCAGGAAGCACACTATCCTCGGAGAATAACACTGCATCTACGAATGCTGCCTCGGATAACCTTGCCTCGAAGGCGAACGAGGCACCGGCACAGCAGATAGAGATCCCAGAGATCTTAGCACGGGCATCAAAGCATCTACCAGCATACCAACCGGGCTCGATGACTGCACCGGATGTGGTATCTCAAAATCTATCGAAGATTCCTACGTTACAAATGATCGAGATTCTatcaaacttgaagatcttAGCCAACCAGCATAACAAGAAGCCACAACTGGaacaattcttgaagacTAACATTGACTTAACGGTAGCTGTCACTCAGGCAATGCTAGAAATGGGGTTGATAAACTATCACGTGATATCAAATGTTCTAGGCCAAATGCAGGGCCAACATTCTGTTGGACCCACGCCTGCCGCAGCCGCGCCTACAGTACCAACTCTGCCGCCAGTTCAACTACCTGAGCCGTCTGTACCCCAGACGGCTCAAGGCATTAACAGCGGTGGTAACGGTACTGGTGGTGATATTACCACCACCGCTACAACCAACGCTGCCAACACCCCACAGCAGTTCAACGAGGCAAAACTTTCGCTACTGCCGCAAGATCAACAGAACATGATCAGAACTGCGCTTTCGATGCCCATAACGAACATAATGGCTCTTCCACCAGGCCAGCAACAACTAATACAGCAACTCAAAAACGACTACCTTCTATag
- a CDS encoding uncharacterized protein (no similarity), with the protein MYKKCTTMRQRDERKFDEYSWWKTSSSILHQINDGFDSRICFVNFTPYFLWQYQRDAML; encoded by the coding sequence ATGTACAAAAAATGTACAACAATGAGGCAGCGAGATGAAAGGAAGTTTGACGAATATTCTTGGTGGAAAACTTCTTCCAGCATTTTACATCAAATCAATGACGGTTTCGATTCTCGCATATGTTTCGTAAATTTTACTCCGTACTTTCTTTGGCAGTACCAAAGAGACGCGATGTTATGA
- a CDS encoding C2H2-type zinc finger protein (some similarities with uniprot|Q12531 Saccharomyces cerevisiae YPR015c) — protein MTNTRQSNLVLPPISTLLPPQYFNSQTIHPYMLTATTYPNASVPYSKFNQLSSPERYSGSSQRYTTTGLSIESNVDSSSSSSSSSSSSSVVYALSSSSSLDGLSFGSQSKPRRGSNVVSGMGLEMNGISAGHVHSLGTNSMHVAPQIYHQPTGTSSMLSQSGITVATNNNMIRPAVGSTNSYYHPPLHHRNTCDNRSRPHSQKSGKQHISYAQRHHNSPTTVVKGKANGKADICAQCGKQFTRPSALRTHMLVHSGDKPFECTWEGCNKKFNVKSNLIRHLKLHK, from the coding sequence ATGACTAACACAAGGCAATCTAATTTGGTTTTACCACCAATATCAACGCTGTTACCACCGCAATACTTCAACAGCCAAACAATCCATCCATATATGCTCACTGCAACCACATATCCCAATGCATCGGTGCCTTACTCCAAATTCAACCAATTAAGCTCTCCGGAACGTTACTCTGGCTCATCACAAAGATATACCACTACGGGTCTTTCCATTGAAAGTAATGTCGACAGCAGCAGTAGTAGtagcagcagcagcagcagcagcagtgTTGTTTACGCTTTGAGCAGCTCTTCCTCGTTAGATGGCTTGTCATTCGGTTCTCAAAGCAAACCTCGGAGGGGAAGTAATGTCGTTTCAGGAATGGGACTTGAGATGAATGGAATTTCAGCTGGCCATGTTCATTCCCTGGGCACTAATTCGATGCATGTTGCTCCTCAAATCTATCATCAACCCACAGGTACAAGTTCTATGCTTAGCCAAAGTGGAATTACAGTTGCTACGAATAATAATATGATAAGGCCTGCCGTTGGATCTACAAACTCGTACTATCATCCACCTCTGCATCATCGTAACACATGTGATAATCGATCACGTCCTCATTCCCAAAAAAGTGGAAAACAACATATAAGCTACGCTCAACGTCATCACAATAGTCCAACCACAGTTGTAAAGGGTAAAGCTAATGGGAAGGCAGATATTTGCGCACAGTGCGGGAAACAATTCACAAGACCTAGCGCTCTGCGTACGCATATGTTGGTACATTCTGGCGATAAGCCTTTCGAATGCACATGGGAAGGCTGCaacaaaaaattcaatGTTAAGAGTAATCTCATAAGGCATCTGAAGCTTCACAAGTAA
- a CDS encoding Mg-dependent acid phosphatase (similar to uniprot|P40081 Saccharomyces cerevisiae YER134C Hypothetical ORF): MTAYPDVAAWDLDYTVWPCFCDTHISPPLRPETNVDGEVLELVDSHGYKVSLYKEIPRIINDLKAHNVKLLSASRTWAPEIAIEMLKLFKIKMNGEIVSLYSVFDDFNWGDHPKINHIRSGIKTVYGKDSLNQLKVCLFDDESRNRDVEKYGIKYLHVKDPVEGPSWKMYKNYLESLDS; this comes from the coding sequence ATGACTGCATACCCTGATGTTGCGGCCTGGGATCTTGACTACACAGTCTGGCCTTGTTTTTGCGATACACATATCAGTCCTCCATTAAGGCCCGAAACAAATGTGGATGGCGAAGTGCTGGAGCTGGTCGATTCGCATGGCTATAAAGTGTCGTTATATAAGGAGATACCACGGATAATAAATGATTTAAAGGCGCATAATGTAAAACTGCTCAGTGCATCTCGTACGTGGGCTCCTGAAATTGCCATTGAGATGTTGAAGCTCTTCAAAATTAAGATGAACGGTGAAATAGTCAGTCTTTACTCCGTTTTTGACGACTTTAACTGGGGGGACCATCCAAAGATTAACCATATTAGGAGTGGTATTAAGACCGTGTATGGCAAGGACAGTCTAAATCAACTGAAAGTATGTTTATTTGACGACGAGAGTCGCAATAGGGATGTCGAAAAATATGGTATAAAATATCTACATGTTAAGGATCCTGTTGAAGGACCTTCTTGGAAGATGTATAAAAATTATCTAGAAAGTCTAGATAGCTGA